In Castanea sativa cultivar Marrone di Chiusa Pesio chromosome 6, ASM4071231v1, a single window of DNA contains:
- the LOC142641722 gene encoding external alternative NAD(P)H-ubiquinone oxidoreductase B1, mitochondrial-like, which produces MAILSFLGRASRTIKGYPKLLVLCTLSLSSGGLVAYSESQPDTRAPHVDPKEKEPKKKRVVVLGAGWAGTSLLKDLDASLYDVQVVSPRNYFAFTPLLPSVTCGTVEARSIVEPIRNIVKKRKGEVKIWEAECVKIDAANNKIVCRSNIENNLVGNREFSLEYDYLVIGVGAQVNTFNTPGVMENCHFLKEVEDAQKIRRSVIDCFETAILPGLSEEERRTNLHFIIVGGGPTGVEFAAELHDFLEEDLVKLYPAVKDLVRITVIQSGDHILNTFDERISSFAEKKFRRDGIDVQTGCRVVNVSDKDITMKVKSKEEVCTIPHGLVVWSTGIGTRPVVRDFMEQVGQAKRRVLATDEWLRVKGCENVYAIGDCATIDQRKVMEDILNIFEAADKDNSGTLTVEEFKDVVDDILIRYPQVDHYLKSQRHLRAVTDLLKDPQGNDWQEVNIEQFKLALSHVDSQMKSLPATAQVAAQQGAYLSRCLNHRIQCEEKPEGPRRFRGSGRHQFRPFQYKHFGQFAPLGGEQAAAELPGDWVSIGHSTQWLWYSVYASKQVSWRTRILVVSDWTRRFIFGRDSSRI; this is translated from the exons ATGGCGATTCTCTCATTCCTTGGTAGAGCTTCAAGAACCATCAAAGGCTACCCTAAACTTCTGGTCCTCTGTACTCTGAGTCTCAG TAGTGGAGGCCTTGTGGCTTACTCAGAATCACAACCTGACACTAGAGCTCCTCATGTTGACCCTAAAGAAAAGGAGcccaagaaaaaaagagtggtGGTGCTTGGAGCGGGATGGGCTGGTACTAGTTTACTTAAGGACCTGGATGCTTCATTATATGATGTTCAGGTTGTCTCACCCAGGAATTATTTCGCTTTTACCCCTTTGTTGCCTAGTGTTACATGTGGAACAGTTGAAGCTCGAAGCATTGTGGAGCCAATTCGAAATATTGTGAAGAAG AGAAAAGGAGAAGTTAAAATTTGGGAGGCAGAATGTGTCAAGATTGATGCTGCAAACAACAAAATTGTCTGTAGGTCTAATATTGAGAACAACTTGGTGGGTAATAGAGAATTCTCTCTGGAATATGACTACTTGGTCATTGGAGTAGGAGCACAAGTAAATACTTTTAACACACCCGGTGTCATGGAAAATTGCCACTTTCTGAAG GAAGTAGAGGATGCTCAGAAGATCCGAAGGAGTGTTATAGATTGTTTTGAAACGGCTATCCTTCCTGGTCTTAGTGAAGAAGAGCGAAGAACAAATCTTCACTTTATAATTGTTGGAGGGGGCCCTACTGGTGTGGAATTTGCAGCTGAATTGCATGACTTTTTGGAAGAAGATTTAGTCAAATTATATCCTGCGGTCAAAGATCTAGTGAGAATAACAGTGATCCAATCAGGAGATCATATCTTGAACAC ATTTGATGAAAGAATTAGTTCATTTGCTGAGAAGAAGTTTAGAAGAGATGGCATTGATGTTCAAACAGGATGCCGTGTTGTCAATGTTTCTGATAAGGATATTACAATGAAGGTGAAGTCAAAGGAAGAGGTTTGCACCATACCTCATGGATTAGTTGTCTGGTCTACTGGAATTGGGACTCGTCCAGTTGTAAGGGACTTTATGGAGCAAGTTGGGCAG GCTAAGAGACGTGTTCTTGCAACTGATGAATGGCTGCGAGTAAAGGGATGTGAAAATGTCTATGCCATTGGTGATTGTGCTACAATAGATCAACGTAAAGTCATG GAAGATATCTTGAACATATTTGAAGCTGCAGACAAAGACAATTCTGGTACCTTAACTGTTGAAGAATTCAAAGATGTGGTAGATGACATCCTCATTAGGTACCCTCAAGTGGATCACTATCTAAAAAGCCAGCGGCACCTGAGGGCTGTGACAGATCTGTTGAAAGATCCCCAGGGGAATGATTGGCAGGAAGTGAATATTGAACAATTTAAGTTAGCCCTATCTCACGTGGATTCGCAGATGAAGAGTCTGCCCGCAACTGCACAG GTCGCTGCTCAACAGGGTGCATATCTTTCTAGGTGCCTTAACCACAGAATTCAGTGTGAAGAGAAACCAGAGGGTCCTCGGCGTTTTAGAGGCTCTGGGCGTCATCAGTTTCGTCCTTTTCA GTACAAGCATTTTGGGCAATTTGCTCCCTTAGGAGGAGAGCAGGCAGCTGCAGAGCTACCTGGAGACTGGGTTTCAATAGGTCACAGTACTCAGTGGCTTTGGTATTCTGTATATGCAAG CAAGCAAGTGAGCTGGCGTACAAGGATACTAGTTGTATCTGATTGGACAAGAAGATTCATTTTTGGGAGAGATTCAAGCCGAATTTGA